The following coding sequences lie in one Mesorhizobium sp. NZP2298 genomic window:
- a CDS encoding MFS transporter, with product MHSPDEAAAVPLTRPVTNGTFCPQSRRRYVLIAAILASALGFIDGSILAIAMPAIRADLGASLAEAQWISNGYALTLSALILAGGAAGDRFGLRRAFVAGIVLFVAASLACALAPNAVVLIAFRALQGIGAAIMVPGSLAIIAKAYPKKERGRAIGIWAAASALTTALGPVLGGLVLSAFGDGIWRAIFAVNLPLGLISIYLLLAKIPADAPTEKRSLDLGGGALATLAFGALAYGLTSMSSSGEGHMAGPSIAAGAVLLVVFILFEQRQREPMIDLSLFRIGAFAGANVATFFLYFALSANLFYLPMLLIAGWGLSTAEVGFIFLPLSALIALLSGPVGQLSDRIGPRFPIACGSLIVAFAFAGLALLTHAGIHNFWTGTFPLMALMGLGMALVVSPLSTAIMTAVEDKDTGAASGINNAVSRIGGLIAVAAMGSLAAWVYAHALDGNAISAVPGFGEPAPAGLAPALDAARLAASDAAFSVVSWVTALLCLFSAVIAWTTISGEPLPWSRRAETRQD from the coding sequence ATGCATTCGCCAGATGAAGCCGCCGCAGTTCCGCTGACCAGGCCGGTCACGAACGGGACGTTCTGCCCGCAATCCCGGCGCCGATACGTGTTGATCGCGGCGATCCTGGCGTCGGCGCTCGGCTTCATCGACGGTTCGATCCTGGCAATCGCCATGCCGGCGATCCGCGCCGATCTTGGCGCCAGTCTCGCCGAGGCGCAGTGGATCTCCAATGGCTATGCGTTGACGCTGTCGGCGCTGATCCTTGCCGGCGGAGCCGCCGGCGACCGGTTCGGGCTGCGCCGCGCCTTCGTGGCCGGCATTGTGTTGTTTGTCGCAGCCTCGCTTGCCTGTGCGCTGGCACCGAATGCCGTCGTGCTGATCGCGTTTCGCGCCCTTCAGGGCATTGGCGCGGCGATCATGGTGCCGGGCAGCCTCGCCATCATCGCCAAGGCCTACCCGAAGAAGGAACGCGGCCGTGCGATCGGTATCTGGGCGGCGGCCTCGGCACTGACCACCGCACTCGGTCCCGTGCTCGGCGGCCTTGTTCTGTCGGCTTTCGGCGACGGCATCTGGCGGGCGATCTTCGCCGTCAACCTGCCTCTCGGCCTGATTTCGATCTATCTCCTGCTTGCCAAGATTCCAGCCGACGCGCCGACGGAGAAACGCAGCCTGGATCTCGGCGGTGGGGCGCTGGCGACATTGGCCTTCGGCGCGCTTGCGTATGGGCTGACGTCAATGAGTTCCAGCGGCGAGGGCCACATGGCGGGGCCGAGCATTGCCGCCGGCGCGGTGCTGCTTGTGGTCTTCATCCTGTTCGAGCAGCGACAGCGCGAGCCGATGATCGATCTCAGCCTGTTTCGCATAGGCGCTTTCGCCGGCGCCAATGTAGCGACCTTCTTTCTCTATTTCGCGCTGTCGGCCAATCTCTTCTATCTGCCGATGCTGCTGATCGCCGGCTGGGGGCTGAGCACGGCCGAGGTCGGCTTCATCTTCCTGCCGTTGTCTGCATTGATCGCACTTCTATCGGGACCGGTCGGCCAGTTGTCTGACCGGATCGGGCCGCGTTTCCCTATTGCCTGCGGCAGCCTGATCGTGGCTTTCGCCTTTGCCGGACTTGCCTTGCTCACCCATGCCGGCATCCATAATTTCTGGACGGGGACGTTCCCGCTGATGGCGCTGATGGGACTCGGGATGGCACTGGTCGTCTCACCACTGTCGACCGCGATCATGACAGCGGTGGAAGACAAGGATACGGGAGCTGCTTCCGGCATCAACAATGCCGTCTCGCGCATTGGCGGCCTGATCGCGGTGGCGGCAATGGGATCGCTGGCGGCCTGGGTCTATGCCCATGCGCTGGACGGGAATGCGATTTCAGCCGTGCCAGGCTTCGGCGAACCGGCACCGGCTGGACTTGCGCCCGCGCTCGATGCGGCACGGCTGGCCGCCAGTGACGCAGCCTTCTCCGTGGTGTCTTGGGTGACGGCGCTGCTTTGCCTGTTTTCAGCTGTCATCGCGTGGACGACAATTTCCGGAGAGCCGCTGCCGTGGTCGCGGCGTGCGGAAACCAGGCAAGACTGA
- a CDS encoding M23 family metallopeptidase has product MPDTEDVIAELGNEPPLIADGRSGPPDRREVSARWLSGTFLTGVTSSVLMGVALFAALDGRQQLATPPEIAELIGLASNGDSGEVAKTTRLVAPRQIAKAKDRRRMEVSMVTKVGDRDVIHTMPFVQIKMALAAGHTTSRPYPPFDPMQVFGDDGDDAPAQPATASAASGQIYGAKVESEMSLKTVDFPIETATFDEKSDLSADEVEKVVREAGTDLSDGAVQVASLHYVDPQRFGEAFAESMAGSYDVKIVPENVSVSPRAAIDDQAPAFAEEIIPFTKDTDLTEAFADSGYTGDDATGMAEAIAKLLNAPTLKAGTVLRVGLEVHGDAAKVVRTSVYDKTTHIVTIALDDRGQYVPAQEPEPNPELLTAFDDSSAPVVVRGNLPNVYDGIYRAAYSYGMSKAMTQRLIKLLASDVDFQSRLNPSDRLEVLFSQPDGDDQTSDNSELLYVSATFGGTTRNFYRFQMQDGSTDYFDEDGSSAKQFLLRNPLPAGKFRSGFGARKHPILGYVRMHTGVDWAAPIGTPIIAAGNGVIEKVGWAGGYGKQIIIRHANGYETSYNHQSAFAKGIEPGMRVRQGQTIGYLGQTGLATGPHLHYELIVNGTKVDPMRVRLPVGKVLKGDDLVAFKRERERIDDLLKQEDGNSLKVASAKIEG; this is encoded by the coding sequence ATGCCAGATACGGAAGATGTCATAGCCGAACTCGGCAATGAGCCGCCGCTTATCGCGGATGGCCGCAGTGGCCCGCCCGATCGGCGCGAGGTTTCTGCGCGCTGGCTGTCGGGAACCTTCCTGACGGGCGTAACCTCGAGCGTGCTGATGGGCGTGGCGCTGTTCGCAGCCCTTGACGGTCGCCAGCAGCTGGCGACCCCACCCGAGATCGCCGAACTCATCGGCCTTGCCAGCAATGGCGATTCCGGCGAGGTGGCCAAGACGACCAGGCTGGTGGCGCCACGTCAGATCGCCAAGGCCAAGGACCGCCGCCGCATGGAAGTGTCGATGGTCACCAAGGTCGGTGACCGCGATGTCATCCACACCATGCCTTTCGTGCAGATCAAGATGGCGCTCGCCGCCGGCCACACCACCAGCCGGCCCTACCCGCCCTTCGACCCGATGCAGGTATTCGGTGACGACGGCGACGATGCCCCCGCGCAACCAGCGACGGCCTCCGCCGCCTCCGGCCAGATCTATGGCGCCAAGGTCGAAAGCGAGATGAGCCTGAAGACCGTCGACTTCCCCATCGAGACGGCCACCTTCGACGAAAAGAGCGACCTTTCCGCCGACGAGGTGGAAAAGGTGGTACGCGAAGCCGGCACCGACCTCAGCGACGGCGCCGTGCAGGTCGCTTCACTCCACTATGTCGATCCGCAGCGATTCGGCGAAGCCTTTGCCGAGTCGATGGCCGGCTCCTACGACGTCAAGATCGTGCCGGAAAACGTCTCGGTGTCTCCGCGCGCCGCCATTGACGACCAGGCACCGGCTTTTGCCGAGGAAATCATTCCCTTCACCAAGGACACCGACCTCACCGAGGCCTTTGCCGATTCGGGCTATACGGGTGACGACGCGACCGGCATGGCCGAAGCAATCGCCAAGCTGTTGAACGCGCCGACGCTGAAGGCCGGAACCGTGCTGCGCGTCGGCCTCGAGGTTCACGGCGATGCCGCCAAGGTCGTGCGCACCAGCGTATACGACAAGACCACGCATATCGTCACCATCGCGCTCGACGACCGCGGCCAGTACGTGCCGGCGCAGGAACCGGAGCCGAATCCCGAACTCTTGACGGCATTCGATGATTCGTCGGCGCCCGTTGTGGTGCGCGGCAACCTGCCCAATGTCTATGACGGCATCTACCGTGCCGCCTATTCCTACGGCATGTCCAAGGCGATGACCCAGCGGCTGATCAAGCTCCTGGCGTCCGATGTCGACTTCCAGTCCCGCCTCAATCCCTCCGACCGCCTCGAAGTGCTGTTCTCGCAGCCCGATGGTGACGACCAGACATCGGACAATTCCGAACTTCTCTATGTCTCGGCGACGTTTGGCGGCACCACGCGCAACTTCTACCGTTTCCAGATGCAGGACGGCAGCACCGACTATTTCGACGAGGACGGATCGAGCGCCAAGCAGTTCCTGCTGCGCAATCCGCTGCCCGCCGGAAAATTCCGCTCCGGTTTCGGAGCCCGCAAACATCCGATCCTCGGCTATGTCCGCATGCACACCGGCGTCGACTGGGCGGCCCCGATCGGCACGCCGATCATCGCCGCCGGCAACGGGGTCATCGAGAAGGTCGGCTGGGCCGGCGGCTACGGCAAGCAGATCATCATCCGCCATGCCAATGGCTACGAAACCTCATACAATCACCAGAGCGCCTTTGCCAAAGGCATCGAGCCGGGTATGCGGGTCCGCCAGGGCCAGACCATCGGCTATCTCGGCCAGACCGGCCTCGCCACAGGCCCGCATCTCCACTATGAGCTGATCGTCAACGGCACCAAGGTCGATCCGATGCGGGTCCGCCTGCCGGTCGGCAAGGTCCTGAAAGGCGACGATCTCGTTGCCTTCAAGCGCGAGCGCGAGCGCATCGACGATCTGCTGAAGCAGGAAGATGGCAATTCACTGAAAGTCGCCAGCGCCAAGATCGAAGGCTGA
- a CDS encoding type II toxin-antitoxin system RelE/ParE family toxin, with protein sequence MEYRIVFHPRAEAELEQLYDDIAERASPAIAWNFVVGIHDHCLGLSTFPQRGAERAEIMPGLRIVGYRRAVSIAFAVESEQVLILGIFYAGRNITPELLENRL encoded by the coding sequence ATGGAGTACCGGATTGTCTTCCACCCCAGAGCGGAAGCCGAGCTCGAGCAACTCTATGACGACATAGCCGAGCGCGCGTCGCCGGCGATCGCCTGGAATTTCGTCGTCGGAATCCATGACCATTGCCTGGGTCTATCGACTTTTCCACAGCGCGGCGCCGAGCGGGCCGAGATCATGCCTGGGTTGCGGATTGTTGGGTACCGGCGTGCCGTCAGCATCGCTTTTGCGGTCGAGAGCGAACAGGTGTTGATCCTGGGTATCTTTTACGCCGGCCGGAACATCACACCGGAATTGCTGGAAAATCGGCTCTGA
- a CDS encoding L,D-transpeptidase family protein yields the protein MFRTIFALSALAAGLVSFGALAAPTQDNAPRVVRAANDGDILVAQDGNLDIYYDARGNRVIVDADTGKVIAIQPPQTRLDRRALRRETRLRELGRAPADDDRYYLDDPEDMARFRRKQLEEEGRVIPPPADEYDPYGDNSVEAYPPAPQDDGNYDNNYPDAPQPAKPGAIRRQPLNEASIDPMQPATPTEQAPPADQGALPPKIGGKTTVDPSLSLGARQDVAALQVLLDRGGASPGVIDGRFGSNVDKAIAAYNEITGSNLKSTDAVGIQTALAQSGGDAFANYTITAEDAAGPYVASVPEDYSQKAQLNCMCYTSVTEALAERFHMDENYLKSINKGLDFNRPGTIIKVANFGKLVSTPVARIVADKTKKEVYAYDAGGKLVAAYPATIGSADTPSPTGIHAVSRIALDPNYTYNPNINFKQGQNDKILTIPPGPNGPVGSVWIALDKPTYGIHGTPEPSKIGKTESHGCVRLTNWDARELAKLVSPGVTVEFVGGPSADDVAQQ from the coding sequence ATGTTCCGCACGATCTTTGCCCTTTCGGCGCTTGCCGCCGGGCTTGTGTCTTTTGGTGCGCTCGCGGCGCCGACACAGGACAATGCACCACGGGTTGTCCGCGCTGCCAATGACGGCGACATTCTCGTCGCCCAGGACGGAAATCTGGACATCTACTACGACGCCCGCGGCAACCGCGTCATCGTCGATGCCGATACCGGCAAGGTCATCGCCATCCAGCCGCCGCAGACACGGCTTGATCGGCGCGCGTTGCGCCGCGAGACAAGGCTGCGCGAGTTGGGCCGGGCTCCCGCCGATGACGATCGCTACTATCTCGACGATCCGGAAGACATGGCGCGGTTCCGCCGCAAGCAGTTGGAAGAGGAAGGCCGGGTCATCCCGCCGCCGGCCGACGAATATGACCCCTATGGTGACAATTCGGTGGAAGCCTATCCGCCGGCGCCGCAGGACGATGGCAATTATGACAACAACTATCCCGATGCGCCGCAGCCGGCAAAGCCGGGCGCCATCAGGCGCCAGCCGCTGAACGAGGCCTCGATAGACCCTATGCAGCCCGCGACCCCGACGGAACAGGCCCCGCCGGCCGACCAAGGGGCACTGCCGCCGAAGATTGGCGGCAAGACCACGGTTGACCCATCGCTGTCGCTGGGCGCCCGTCAGGATGTAGCGGCGCTGCAGGTGCTGCTCGACCGGGGCGGCGCTTCGCCCGGCGTCATCGACGGGCGCTTCGGCTCGAATGTCGACAAGGCGATTGCCGCCTATAATGAGATCACCGGCAGCAATCTCAAGTCGACCGATGCTGTCGGCATCCAGACGGCCCTTGCGCAATCCGGTGGGGACGCGTTTGCCAACTATACGATCACCGCGGAGGATGCGGCCGGCCCCTATGTCGCCTCGGTCCCGGAAGACTACAGCCAGAAGGCGCAGCTCAACTGCATGTGCTACACCTCTGTCACCGAGGCGCTGGCGGAGCGCTTCCACATGGACGAGAACTATCTGAAATCGATCAACAAGGGCCTCGACTTCAACCGCCCCGGCACGATCATCAAGGTCGCCAATTTCGGCAAGCTGGTGTCAACGCCAGTCGCGCGCATCGTTGCCGACAAGACCAAGAAAGAAGTGTACGCCTACGATGCGGGTGGCAAGCTGGTCGCGGCCTATCCCGCCACCATCGGCTCGGCCGATACGCCGTCGCCCACCGGCATCCACGCCGTGTCGCGCATCGCGCTCGATCCGAACTACACCTACAACCCGAACATCAATTTCAAGCAGGGCCAGAACGACAAGATCCTGACCATTCCGCCAGGCCCCAACGGACCTGTCGGGTCGGTCTGGATTGCCCTGGACAAGCCGACCTATGGCATCCACGGAACGCCCGAACCTTCGAAGATCGGCAAGACCGAAAGCCATGGCTGCGTGCGCCTGACCAACTGGGACGCGCGTGAACTCGCCAAGCTGGTGTCGCCGGGTGTTACCGTGGAGTTTGTCGGCGGACCTTCAGCCGATGACGTTGCGCAGCAATGA
- a CDS encoding TMEM175 family protein yields MTRPLEASAEGRGRIVGITDGVFAIALTLIVLEIRVPAHETVHSEGDLLAPIAALAPRFLTYALSFLTLTIFWFSQQARHGLIAKSDRRLATLNLCFLAFIALLPFSTDLLADFLEFRTAALVYWLNLLMLGVTLFASWHYAEKNGFVAEDVDADTRRMVYMRIVKAQILWAIGAALCLVNPLLSVGFILLVQLIYAAALRGSLLRNVIG; encoded by the coding sequence ATGACGCGTCCACTCGAAGCGTCGGCGGAAGGACGCGGCCGCATTGTCGGCATCACCGACGGCGTCTTTGCCATTGCGCTCACGCTGATCGTGCTCGAGATCAGGGTGCCGGCGCATGAGACTGTTCATTCCGAGGGCGACCTGCTTGCCCCCATCGCGGCGCTGGCGCCGCGCTTCCTGACTTATGCGTTGAGTTTCCTGACGCTGACCATATTCTGGTTCAGTCAGCAGGCGCGGCATGGGCTGATCGCCAAATCCGACAGACGGCTCGCCACGCTGAACCTTTGCTTTCTCGCCTTCATCGCGCTCTTGCCGTTCTCGACCGACCTGCTGGCGGACTTCCTCGAATTCAGGACCGCGGCACTGGTCTACTGGCTCAACCTGCTGATGCTCGGCGTAACCCTGTTCGCCAGCTGGCACTATGCGGAGAAGAACGGCTTTGTCGCGGAAGATGTCGACGCCGACACAAGGCGCATGGTCTACATGCGCATCGTCAAGGCGCAAATCCTGTGGGCGATCGGCGCCGCACTCTGCCTGGTCAACCCGTTGCTCAGCGTCGGCTTCATTCTGCTCGTGCAGCTGATCTATGCCGCCGCGTTGCGCGGCTCATTGCTGCGCAACGTCATCGGCTGA
- a CDS encoding type II toxin-antitoxin system ParD family antitoxin: protein MPNYALNDHYESFIRKQLESGRYNNASEVVRAGLRMLEDFEAEREKWLREEIPGRLAELQQDPAKGVPAETVFSKLEARHRAKHAKAK from the coding sequence ATGCCCAACTACGCCTTGAATGACCACTATGAGAGCTTCATCAGGAAGCAGCTCGAATCAGGCCGCTACAACAATGCTAGTGAGGTCGTCCGAGCCGGCCTGCGTATGCTCGAGGATTTCGAGGCGGAGCGGGAGAAGTGGCTGCGCGAGGAAATCCCGGGGCGCCTGGCCGAGCTCCAACAGGATCCGGCGAAGGGTGTTCCTGCCGAAACGGTTTTTTCCAAGCTGGAGGCGCGTCATCGCGCTAAGCATGCGAAAGCCAAGTAG